Proteins from a genomic interval of Rosa chinensis cultivar Old Blush chromosome 2, RchiOBHm-V2, whole genome shotgun sequence:
- the LOC112190287 gene encoding uncharacterized protein LOC112190287 isoform X2, whose product MGQSIYASTILLIDDSPTAGVFEKFELDQVCSFFMAKVCCSIEMEPRTLSQVQLNHAREMAEDVVQKMESNEASATFSEVDHVNIAEAGEEPQNKLILESEEAQLYERSCQCLCAAANIETPDQEKLKEPLSAPF is encoded by the exons ATGGGCCAGTCTATATATGCATCAACAATACTACTGATCGATGATAGTCCCACCGCTGGTGTTTTTGAGAAATTTGAGCTCGATCAAGTCTGTTCGTTTTTCATGGCCAAAGTTTGTTGCTCCATTGAGATGGAACCTAGGACCTTGAGTCAAGTACAACTCAACCATGCTAGG GAAATGGCTGAAGATGTGGTTCAGAAAATGGAATCAAACGAAGCCTCAGCTACATTCAGTGAG GTGGACCATGTAAATATTGCTGAAGCGGGTGAAGAACCACAGAATAAGCTAATTCTGGAGTCGGAGGAGGCTCAACTGTATGAAAGATCATGCCAATGCTTGTGTGCTGCTGCCAATATTGAAACCCCAGATCAAGAAAAGCTTAAGGAACCCCTCTCGGCCCCATTTTGA
- the LOC112190287 gene encoding uncharacterized protein LOC112190287 isoform X1 — protein sequence MGQSIYASTILLIDDSPTAGVFEKFELDQVCSFFMAKVCCSIEMEPRTLSQVQLNHAREMAEDVVQKMESNEASATFSEGLRPIGSETQVDHVNIAEAGEEPQNKLILESEEAQLYERSCQCLCAAANIETPDQEKLKEPLSAPF from the exons ATGGGCCAGTCTATATATGCATCAACAATACTACTGATCGATGATAGTCCCACCGCTGGTGTTTTTGAGAAATTTGAGCTCGATCAAGTCTGTTCGTTTTTCATGGCCAAAGTTTGTTGCTCCATTGAGATGGAACCTAGGACCTTGAGTCAAGTACAACTCAACCATGCTAGG GAAATGGCTGAAGATGTGGTTCAGAAAATGGAATCAAACGAAGCCTCAGCTACATTCAGTGAG GGATTGAGACCGATTGGTTCAGAGACACAGGTGGACCATGTAAATATTGCTGAAGCGGGTGAAGAACCACAGAATAAGCTAATTCTGGAGTCGGAGGAGGCTCAACTGTATGAAAGATCATGCCAATGCTTGTGTGCTGCTGCCAATATTGAAACCCCAGATCAAGAAAAGCTTAAGGAACCCCTCTCGGCCCCATTTTGA
- the LOC112190287 gene encoding uncharacterized protein LOC112190287 isoform X3: MGQSIYASTILLIDDSPTAGVFEKFELDQVCSFFMAKVCCSIEMEPRTLSQVQLNHARGLRPIGSETQVDHVNIAEAGEEPQNKLILESEEAQLYERSCQCLCAAANIETPDQEKLKEPLSAPF, encoded by the exons ATGGGCCAGTCTATATATGCATCAACAATACTACTGATCGATGATAGTCCCACCGCTGGTGTTTTTGAGAAATTTGAGCTCGATCAAGTCTGTTCGTTTTTCATGGCCAAAGTTTGTTGCTCCATTGAGATGGAACCTAGGACCTTGAGTCAAGTACAACTCAACCATGCTAGG GGATTGAGACCGATTGGTTCAGAGACACAGGTGGACCATGTAAATATTGCTGAAGCGGGTGAAGAACCACAGAATAAGCTAATTCTGGAGTCGGAGGAGGCTCAACTGTATGAAAGATCATGCCAATGCTTGTGTGCTGCTGCCAATATTGAAACCCCAGATCAAGAAAAGCTTAAGGAACCCCTCTCGGCCCCATTTTGA
- the LOC112188452 gene encoding GATA transcription factor 9, with protein MELPEFYVGGYFDGQLSTEKRQLADQKPAGGEQFTIDDLLDFSNEDALVTDGFFDSTVAGNSTDSSTVTAVDSCNSSVSGGEPQLSGNRSFGDSQFSGDLCVPYDDLAELEWLSNFVEDSFSVDKDLQALQILSTTTAKPQTPETSSSSAETPQNPPLFHHETPLPGKARSKRSRAAPGDWTTRLLHLITPNNSSEPKPAPKTTTSSQKKREGGNCNSGSDSSGRKCLHCASEKTPQWRTGPMGPKTLCNACGVRYKSGRLVPEYRPAASPTFVSARHSNSHRKVLELRRQKEFQRSHQHQFLSPSSIFGVSNGGGDEFLIHHRGANDFRQMM; from the exons ATGGAACTGCCGGAGTTTTACGTCGGCGGATACTTCGACGGCCAGCTATCCACCGAGAAGAGGCAGCTGGCGGACCAGAAGCCGGCCGGCGGCGAGCAATTCACCATCGACGACCTCCTCGACTTCTCCAACGAGGACGCTCTCGTCACCGACGGCTTCTTCGACAGCACCGTCGCCGGTAACTCCACCGACTCCTCCACCGTCACCGCCGTCGACAGCTGTAACTCCTCCGTCTCAGGCGGTGAGCCTCAATTATCCGGTAACCGGAGCTTCGGCGACTCTCAGTTCTCCGGCGACCTCTGCGTTCCG TACGACGACTTGGCTGAGCTGGAATGGCTATCGAACTTTGTGGAAGACTCGTTCTCAGTAGACAAAGACCTTCAAGCCCTTCAAATCCTCTCCACAACCACCGCAAAACCCCAAACCCCCGAAacgtcctcctcctccgccgaaACGCCGCAAAACCCGCCGCTCTTCCACCACGAGACTCCTCTCCCCGGCAAGGCCCGAAGCAAGCGCTCACGCGCTGCCCCCGGCGACTGGACCACGCGCCTCCTCCACCTCATCACTCCCAACAACAGCAGCGAGCCCAAGCCGGCGCCCAAAACGACGACGTCGTcgcagaagaagagagaaggcgGCAACTGCAACTCGGGCTCGGACTCTTCGGGCCGGAAATGCCTCCACTGCGCCTCGGAGAAGACGCCCCAGTGGCGGACCGGGCCCATGGGCCCAAAGACGCTGTGCAACGCCTGTGGGGTCCGCTACAAGTCGGGTCGGCTGGTGCCCGAGTACCGACCCGCGGCGAGCCCGACATTTGTGTCGGCCCGGCATTCGAATTCGCACCGGAAGGTTCTGGAGCTGCGGCGGCAGAAGGAGTTTCAGAGGTCACATCAGCATCAGTTTCTGAGCCCGAGTTCCATTTTTGGCGTATCCAACGGTGGTGGGGATGAGTTCTTGATCCACCACCGAGGTGCGAACGATTTTCGACAGATGATGTAG
- the LOC112188668 gene encoding protein transport protein SEC13 homolog A isoform X1 produces MPAQKVETGHQDTVHDVVMDYYGKRLATASSDNTIKIVGVSNSASQHLATLTGHQGPVWQVAWAHPKFGSLLASCSYDGRVILWKEGNQNEWTQAHVFDDHKSSVNSIAWAPHELGLCLACGSSDGNISVFTAKADGGWETTKIDQAHPVGVTSVSWAPSTAPGALVGSGLLDTVQKLCSGGCDNTVKVWKLTNGVWKMDCFPALQMHVDWVRDVAWAPNLGLPKSTIASASQDGKVIIWTVAKDGDQWEGKVLHDFKAPVWRVSWSLTGNILAVADGNNSVTLWKEEVDGEWQQIPNAEYGLQEQPRAHLIY; encoded by the exons ATGCCTGCGCAGAAGGTTGAGACTGGTCACCAGGACACTGTCCACGATGTGGTCATGGATTACTACGGCAAGCGCCTGGCCACAGCTTCGTCGGACAACACCATTAAGATAGTGGGAGTGAGCAACTCGGCCTCGCAACATCTTGCGACCCTGACTGGTCACCAGGGACCTGTTTGGCAGGTTGCTTGGGCTCACCCGAAATTCGGGTCTTTACTTGCTTCTTGTTCTTATGACGGGCGTGTCATTCTGTGGAAGGAAGGCAATCAGAACGAGTGGACACAAGCCCATGTTTTTGATGACCACAAATCGTCTGTCAACTCCATTGCTTGGGCTCCTCATGAACTCGGTCTCTGTTTGGCTTGTGGTTCTTCCGATGGGAATATCTCGGTTTTCACTGCCAAAGCAGACGGTGGTTGGGAGACCACAAAGATCGACCAAGCTCACCCAGTTGGTGTAACATCTGTTTCCTGGGCTCCCTCAACAGCTCCTGGTGCTCTTGTTGGCTCTGGTCTGCTTGACACTGTTCAGAAGCTGTGTTCTGGTGGTTGTGATAACACTGTAAAGGTCTGGAAGCTTACTAATGGTGTTTGGAAAATGGACTGTTTTCCAGCTCTTCAAATGCATGTTGATTGGGTTAGGGATGTTGCTTGGGCACCTAACTTGGGACTACCAAAATCTACTATTGCCAGTGCATCACAGGATGGGAAAGTTATTATCTGGACTGTGGCCAAGGATGGGGATCAATGGGAAGGTAAGGTGCTGCATGATTTCAAGGCACCTGTTTGGAGGGTCTCATGGTCACTCACCGGGAACATATTGGCCGTGGCTGATGGGAACAACAGCGTGACATTGTGGAAGGAAGAAGTTGATGGGGAGTGGCAACAG ATACCTAATGCGGAATATGGACTTCAAGAACAGCCGAGAGCTCATCTAATTTATTAG
- the LOC112188668 gene encoding protein transport protein SEC13 homolog A isoform X2, with protein sequence MPAQKVETGHQDTVHDVVMDYYGKRLATASSDNTIKIVGVSNSASQHLATLTGHQGPVWQVAWAHPKFGSLLASCSYDGRVILWKEGNQNEWTQAHVFDDHKSSVNSIAWAPHELGLCLACGSSDGNISVFTAKADGGWETTKIDQAHPVGVTSVSWAPSTAPGALVGSGLLDTVQKLCSGGCDNTVKVWKLTNGVWKMDCFPALQMHVDWVRDVAWAPNLGLPKSTIASASQDGKVIIWTVAKDGDQWEGKVLHDFKAPVWRVSWSLTGNILAVADGNNSVTLWKEEVDGEWQQVTTVEP encoded by the coding sequence ATGCCTGCGCAGAAGGTTGAGACTGGTCACCAGGACACTGTCCACGATGTGGTCATGGATTACTACGGCAAGCGCCTGGCCACAGCTTCGTCGGACAACACCATTAAGATAGTGGGAGTGAGCAACTCGGCCTCGCAACATCTTGCGACCCTGACTGGTCACCAGGGACCTGTTTGGCAGGTTGCTTGGGCTCACCCGAAATTCGGGTCTTTACTTGCTTCTTGTTCTTATGACGGGCGTGTCATTCTGTGGAAGGAAGGCAATCAGAACGAGTGGACACAAGCCCATGTTTTTGATGACCACAAATCGTCTGTCAACTCCATTGCTTGGGCTCCTCATGAACTCGGTCTCTGTTTGGCTTGTGGTTCTTCCGATGGGAATATCTCGGTTTTCACTGCCAAAGCAGACGGTGGTTGGGAGACCACAAAGATCGACCAAGCTCACCCAGTTGGTGTAACATCTGTTTCCTGGGCTCCCTCAACAGCTCCTGGTGCTCTTGTTGGCTCTGGTCTGCTTGACACTGTTCAGAAGCTGTGTTCTGGTGGTTGTGATAACACTGTAAAGGTCTGGAAGCTTACTAATGGTGTTTGGAAAATGGACTGTTTTCCAGCTCTTCAAATGCATGTTGATTGGGTTAGGGATGTTGCTTGGGCACCTAACTTGGGACTACCAAAATCTACTATTGCCAGTGCATCACAGGATGGGAAAGTTATTATCTGGACTGTGGCCAAGGATGGGGATCAATGGGAAGGTAAGGTGCTGCATGATTTCAAGGCACCTGTTTGGAGGGTCTCATGGTCACTCACCGGGAACATATTGGCCGTGGCTGATGGGAACAACAGCGTGACATTGTGGAAGGAAGAAGTTGATGGGGAGTGGCAACAGGTGACCACAGTTGAGCCAtaa